A stretch of Candidatus Brocadiaceae bacterium DNA encodes these proteins:
- a CDS encoding type II toxin-antitoxin system prevent-host-death family antitoxin, producing the protein MVRVGLREANMHFSKYLKLVREGQEVVVTERGNPVAVIKPLMKKETPEDKIRSLEEQGILRRAVKRKFPLARIIDIGGKPLSETVIEGREERF; encoded by the coding sequence ATGGTACGCGTGGGATTAAGGGAAGCAAATATGCACTTTTCAAAATATCTGAAACTGGTAAGAGAAGGGCAGGAGGTTGTTGTAACGGAGAGGGGAAACCCTGTGGCCGTTATTAAACCGCTCATGAAAAAAGAAACACCGGAGGATAAGATCAGAAGCCTGGAAGAACAGGGAATATTGAGAAGGGCTGTAAAAAGGAAGTTCCCGCTTGCCAGGATTATTGATATTGGCGGAAAACCTTTATCCGAGACTGTCATAGAGGGCAGGGAAGAGAGGTTTTAA
- a CDS encoding SIR2 family protein produces the protein MNTKKRELMFLFGAGASVEAGVLSSDKITEILINYGKYCPSKNSTEIENLLKYIQIRIADYLQVRAAEVNFEYILGTLSELSQREAYTVFSFFGEGDELVKKLEKKILLNEVVDKLYSLLRELFSVRYSVNYLYPLKRFIDISTTLDFFTLNYDLALETSFKELNISYTTGFKQGKKEDFPRWDANEFDNAKFVTRIFKLHGSINWLQYFKCQPPPKKDAYTSDISSAARSYIDNYPPQIEFNPNPIKTVSPPNRSEGIVGIMNFGTRKELLYATSQFTVMFHHFLKTLQSAKTCVISGYSFRDERINKILEEAMVNRRGSLRLVIVDPNNNWIREENPVFNEFKNLGWIQCIDGSIGEGLANDSILKAVNDVHKQKHLLNSGNNNPTEVLSEKEKVLKQWNILGNKFDLACFWMIFLSPELKKFMDCNNEKDAIELGKVLMPLNRKVHDLCWHIRWLYDAMKLGGRYSEEDLNSIKVEPKFVNNFSHIDLIRKWLPKLGMALSMAFNAYNNCMEEFKNAITDPEVAKKLEATNSYSAAELLIRHDINRTYELVSILNYVYKGAGYEEPFEKITKAETDSQ, from the coding sequence ATGAATACTAAAAAAAGAGAACTTATGTTTTTATTTGGAGCAGGAGCTTCAGTAGAAGCAGGCGTACTTTCCAGTGATAAAATTACCGAGATATTGATTAACTACGGTAAATATTGTCCTTCAAAAAATAGTACAGAAATTGAAAACTTACTTAAATACATACAAATTAGAATAGCAGACTATTTGCAAGTAAGAGCCGCAGAAGTTAATTTTGAATATATTCTTGGAACATTGTCAGAATTATCACAAAGAGAAGCATATACAGTTTTTAGTTTTTTTGGTGAAGGTGATGAATTAGTAAAAAAGCTCGAAAAAAAAATTTTGCTTAATGAAGTTGTAGATAAATTATATTCGTTACTTAGAGAATTATTTTCTGTTAGATATTCTGTTAATTATCTTTATCCTTTAAAACGCTTTATTGATATATCAACAACATTAGATTTCTTTACTTTAAACTATGATTTGGCTTTGGAAACATCTTTTAAAGAACTTAATATATCCTATACAACTGGTTTTAAACAGGGCAAAAAAGAAGATTTTCCAAGGTGGGATGCTAATGAATTTGATAATGCGAAATTTGTTACTAGAATTTTTAAACTTCATGGTTCAATAAACTGGTTGCAATATTTTAAATGTCAACCTCCTCCAAAAAAGGATGCGTATACTAGCGATATAAGTAGCGCTGCAAGATCATACATTGATAATTACCCTCCTCAAATAGAATTTAATCCAAATCCAATTAAAACTGTATCCCCTCCAAATAGATCTGAAGGGATAGTTGGCATCATGAATTTTGGAACACGTAAAGAATTACTATATGCTACTAGTCAATTTACAGTTATGTTTCATCATTTTCTTAAAACACTGCAGAGTGCAAAAACATGTGTAATATCTGGTTATAGCTTTAGGGATGAAAGAATAAATAAAATATTAGAAGAAGCAATGGTAAATAGAAGAGGTAGCCTTCGTCTGGTAATTGTGGATCCTAATAATAATTGGATAAGGGAAGAAAACCCTGTTTTCAATGAGTTTAAAAATTTAGGTTGGATACAATGTATAGACGGATCAATTGGTGAAGGTCTTGCGAACGACAGTATTTTGAAAGCAGTTAATGATGTCCATAAGCAAAAACATTTGTTAAATTCAGGGAATAATAATCCGACAGAAGTCCTGTCCGAAAAAGAAAAAGTTTTAAAACAATGGAATATTTTGGGAAACAAGTTTGATTTAGCTTGTTTTTGGATGATATTCCTCTCGCCTGAGCTTAAAAAGTTCATGGATTGTAATAATGAAAAAGACGCTATCGAATTAGGGAAAGTTTTAATGCCGCTTAACAGAAAAGTTCATGATTTATGCTGGCATATTAGATGGTTATATGATGCTATGAAGCTTGGGGGCAGATATTCAGAAGAAGATTTAAATAGTATTAAAGTAGAACCAAAATTTGTTAATAATTTTTCACATATAGATTTAATACGAAAGTGGCTTCCTAAACTTGGTATGGCATTAAGTATGGCATTTAACGCCTATAATAATTGTATGGAAGAATTTAAAAATGCCATAACTGATCCTGAAGTAGCGAAAAAACTAGAGGCCACAAATTCTTATAGTGCTGCCGAATTGCTTATCAGACACGATATTAACCGTACATATGAATTAGTTAGTATTTTAAATTATGTTTATAAAGGGGCAGGTTATGAAGAACCTTTCGAGAAGATTACAAAAGCTGAGACCGACAGTCAGTAA
- a CDS encoding type II toxin-antitoxin system VapC family toxin, with protein MNLPWIYIDTSAYLKIFLKERGSDKVRKLVKENNLLASAILISECFSAFSRRRQGKEIDVKIFERLVNRVKKDVPYIEIVRLTDDVLRRTEEILLQSSVRTLDAVHIASALLFQETTGIDLTFATADKRQAEFTNDKGLKAVFVG; from the coding sequence ATGAACCTGCCTTGGATATACATCGACACGAGCGCCTATCTGAAAATATTCCTGAAGGAAAGGGGTTCTGACAAGGTAAGGAAACTGGTGAAGGAAAACAACCTCCTTGCCTCTGCCATTCTTATCAGCGAGTGTTTTTCAGCCTTTTCACGGCGGAGACAAGGGAAAGAAATTGATGTTAAGATATTTGAAAGGCTGGTGAACCGGGTGAAAAAGGACGTGCCGTATATTGAAATAGTAAGACTTACCGACGATGTATTGAGGAGGACTGAGGAAATTCTCCTGCAATCATCGGTACGAACCCTCGATGCCGTCCACATCGCCTCGGCGCTGTTATTTCAGGAAACAACAGGAATAGACCTGACATTTGCTACAGCAGATAAAAGGCAGGCTGAATTTACCAATGATAAAGGGCTGAAGGCTGTTTTTGTTGGTTAA
- a CDS encoding site-specific DNA-methyltransferase produces MSKPQRLELTWIGKDNQPRLEPRILIEDPEKSYGHTPHLSQEGNKHTPNPLSRGEYKSPLPGGTPTPQSPPGKGEGVGNMLIYGDNLLALKALEQDFAGQIKCACIDPPYNTGNAFEHYDDGLEHSIWLGLMKPRIEIMHRLLRDDGTLWISIDDDECHYLKVLRDEIFGRKNFVNNVVWEEKYSPQNDAKWLSGSHDHILSHK; encoded by the coding sequence ATGTCTAAACCGCAGCGCTTAGAACTCACTTGGATAGGCAAGGATAACCAGCCTCGGCTGGAGCCGCGTATATTGATTGAAGACCCTGAAAAGTCTTACGGACACACCCCTCACCTCTCTCAAGAGGGGAATAAACACACTCCCAACCCCCTATCGAGAGGGGAGTATAAAAGTCCCCTCCCGGGAGGGACACCCACCCCTCAATCCCCTCCAGGGAAGGGAGAAGGGGTGGGTAACATGCTTATTTATGGCGACAACCTGCTTGCCCTGAAAGCCCTTGAACAGGACTTTGCAGGACAGATAAAATGCGCCTGCATAGACCCGCCTTATAATACCGGCAATGCCTTTGAGCATTATGATGACGGACTGGAGCATTCAATATGGCTGGGCCTGATGAAGCCGAGGATTGAAATAATGCACAGGCTGTTACGTGATGACGGAACACTGTGGATTTCTATTGACGATGATGAGTGTCATTACTTAAAGGTGTTACGTGATGAAATTTTTGGAAGGAAGAATTTTGTAAATAATGTCGTTTGGGAAGAGAAGTACTCTCCACAAAATGATGCAAAATGGCTATCTGGCAGCCATGATCATATTCTGAGCCACAAATGA
- a CDS encoding extracellular solute-binding protein, protein MNKSVAILLFFMVFFLFLKNVTAGNEVVVYTSEDKIFSEPVLQAFEKKTGITVRAIYDTEEAKSTGLMNRLLAERENPQADVFWSGDPIRPVLLEIKGITAQYYSPFATEIPKTYKDADGHWTGFSARARIILYNTDLVSMDERPLSLLDLVKPEWKNQVAIANPLFGTSAIHMATLFTTLGDEKAKRFLNDLKRNGVKIVSSNGEVKRLVSKGEIKAGITDTDDANVAIQDDYPVKIVFPDKDGIGTLIMPNMVCLIKNSPNQENGKKLIDYLLSREAEKKLAWDMCAQMPLRPDVNTPAHVLSIDAITDMDVDYHSVAQKMDEIGEFLKQWAGF, encoded by the coding sequence ATGAATAAGAGCGTGGCAATTCTCCTTTTTTTTATGGTATTTTTTCTTTTTTTAAAAAATGTCACTGCCGGAAACGAGGTCGTTGTTTACACCTCGGAAGATAAGATTTTCTCAGAGCCGGTTTTGCAGGCATTTGAGAAAAAAACCGGCATTACCGTTCGGGCTATTTATGACACGGAAGAGGCAAAAAGCACCGGCCTAATGAATCGTTTACTCGCAGAAAGGGAAAATCCTCAGGCAGATGTATTCTGGAGCGGCGACCCCATACGTCCTGTTTTATTGGAGATAAAAGGCATCACGGCGCAATATTACTCACCTTTCGCAACAGAGATACCAAAAACATATAAAGATGCCGATGGCCACTGGACGGGCTTTTCCGCGCGGGCCCGTATTATTTTGTATAACACTGATTTAGTCAGCATGGATGAAAGACCGTTGTCACTGCTGGACCTTGTCAAACCCGAATGGAAAAATCAGGTGGCCATTGCCAATCCTTTGTTTGGCACCTCTGCAATACATATGGCTACTTTGTTTACCACATTAGGAGATGAAAAGGCAAAGAGGTTTCTGAATGATTTAAAGAGAAATGGCGTAAAGATTGTCTCCTCGAATGGCGAGGTGAAACGACTCGTTTCAAAGGGAGAAATAAAAGCAGGTATTACCGATACGGATGATGCCAACGTGGCAATTCAGGATGACTACCCGGTAAAAATCGTTTTTCCTGATAAGGATGGCATCGGCACGCTCATCATGCCGAACATGGTATGCCTGATAAAAAACAGTCCCAATCAGGAAAACGGGAAGAAGTTAATTGATTATCTCCTGAGCCGTGAGGCGGAAAAGAAACTGGCATGGGATATGTGCGCGCAGATGCCCCTGAGACCCGACGTAAATACCCCTGCACATGTATTATCCATTGATGCGATAACGGATATGGACGTTGATTATCATAGCGTTGCGCAAAAAATGGATGAGATTGGAGAATTTCTCAAACAGTGGGCGGGATTTTAG